The following nucleotide sequence is from Candidatus Micropelagos thuwalensis.
ATGGCACATTCTATGTTTGCCGCGAAGTTGTGCGCATAATGGCTGAAGATGATTGTGGTGGTTCAATTGTGAATGTGTCGTCGACCTCAGCGCAATCCGGTGAAGGGTCACCGCATTATGTGACTTCAAAAACAGCTGTTATCGGTTTAACCCGGCAGCTTGCGCGAGAACTTGCAGGTCGAAATATTCGGGTTAATGCCGTGGCACCCGGGCCAACAAATACGCCAATTATGCAAGGCATTCCTGAGCAATGGATTGCAGATATGGAAAGTGCGATTCCGCTTGGGCGTATGGCGCGGCCAGATGAAGTTGCTTCAGCTGTAGCGTATTTGATGAGCGAAGATGCATCATTTGTAACTGGTAGTGTTCTGGTAGCCAATGGTGGTTCTTACTACTTCTAAGTAGCCCCTAGTTTGTTTCGGAAGCGAGGGTCTGCTTGAGCTTTTCCCTATCCGAGACAATCGTGTATCCCGCGCTTGCAATCAGGAAAGAGGCCGGAATACATGGTAATAAGGTGATGGTCAACGCGTAGCGGATTGCATAATCCGGCGGGTAGGCGGCGAAGATGTCTATCATGAAGCCGGCAAACTGAACGCCGCCTACAAGACCTGCAAATGTCAGTGCAAAAGCCCATATGGACGACGATGTCGCGCGGATATTTCCAGGGAGTAAATCTTGCAACGCGGCTTGAAGCGCAACCACCCAACCACCGCCAAGTAATCCTGCGGGGAAGGCCAGCAATGTCGCGATTTGCACATTCTCAGTCAGGCACACCGCCATCATAAAGGCCATACTCCCTACGACACCGCCTGCTGACAACCAGAAAGGCCAGCGGTGATTTTTTTGTGCAAGGCGGTCACACATGAAGCCCATGAGAAGCGCGCCAAATAAACCGCTAATTCCAAAAGAAATAGCAAATCTGCCACCCGCTTCAGTCAGTGAGAGATTAAAGCCCCGACTGAAAAGTGTTGGCCCCCAATAACCAAAACCATATCCAGCAAATCCCCCAAGTGCTGTGCCTGCCGTCATCATTAGGTAGCTTCTGGTTTTGATAAGCAATGCGGCTAAAGTTTTTATTGGAATAGCAATTTCTTCTTTTTGTGTATTTTGAGGACGCGCATCATCAAGTTGCCCACGAATCGGCTCGCGGATAGTGATGATGGCTAAACCTGCCAAAATAATCCCAGGAAGCCCCAATGCGATAAAAGCGGCTTGCCAGCCTGCAACAGACTCAATAGCAGGCCCCCCAATCAACCCACCCATTTGTCCGAAGTAAACCCCAAGGTTGAGAATTGCGAAAGCCATCGTGCGCCGGCGTGGCGGGTAATAATCTGCCAATAGGGAAAAGGCGGGGGCCAGAAAAGCGGCTTCACCAATGCCGACCCCGATACGCGCTACAAGAAATGCTTCCGGGGTTTCTGCAAAACCACTGAGAACTGTAAACAGACTCCAAACCAGTGTCCCTGTGATAATAATTTTAACACGGCTAT
It contains:
- a CDS encoding spinster family MFS transporter, whose protein sequence is MVEDTTNKKNTADTKPTKGYAAYVLLMLSALYTVNYVDRFLVSGLLDPIKVSLDVSNTYMGFLVGPAFALFYTTLAIPIARMADRYSRVKIIITGTLVWSLFTVLSGFAETPEAFLVARIGVGIGEAAFLAPAFSLLADYYPPRRRTMAFAILNLGVYFGQMGGLIGGPAIESVAGWQAAFIALGLPGIILAGLAIITIREPIRGQLDDARPQNTQKEEIAIPIKTLAALLIKTRSYLMMTAGTALGGFAGYGFGYWGPTLFSRGFNLSLTEAGGRFAISFGISGLFGALLMGFMCDRLAQKNHRWPFWLSAGGVVGSMAFMMAVCLTENVQIATLLAFPAGLLGGGWVVALQAALQDLLPGNIRATSSSIWAFALTFAGLVGGVQFAGFMIDIFAAYPPDYAIRYALTITLLPCIPASFLIASAGYTIVSDREKLKQTLASETN